One genomic region from Dehalobacter restrictus DSM 9455 encodes:
- a CDS encoding Nif3-like dinuclear metal center hexameric protein, which yields MAVSVGQVEQLIEKIAPRSWAEDWDNPGLLVGSSAQRVNKILLTLDGTMEAVEEAVSEKAELIVSHHPLLFKPLKNLRMDNQAALAPLSLFRNGISYYAAHTNLDQSYLSSSLTFAEMLGLQKKEFLETTSAEKLIKIVTFVPEEHVETIRKALTAEGVGSGITDGEHSDAYSECFFQTNGEGMFRALDGAEPTIGKVGELTRVPEIRLESIVEERSLGRAIKALHKAHPYEEPAYDLIPLRNTGKPRGYGVIGTLLKPVRLADLWEGFLKQLTEKYGHDCSSVRLAGDPDRKIKKIAILNGSGSSFVAKAAFKGADLYITGEIGYHNVLDCLESGMAVGELGHFLSEIPMIHALYDYIRADRTMDDVEVVISAASKIPWLKR from the coding sequence CGGCAGCAGCGCCCAGCGCGTCAATAAGATTTTACTGACGCTGGACGGAACCATGGAAGCCGTCGAAGAAGCTGTTTCGGAAAAAGCTGAACTGATTGTTTCCCACCACCCGCTGCTGTTTAAACCGCTGAAGAATCTCCGTATGGACAACCAGGCGGCCTTGGCCCCCCTATCGCTTTTCCGCAATGGGATCTCATATTATGCTGCCCACACGAATCTGGATCAGTCGTATTTGTCATCGAGCCTGACGTTTGCGGAAATGCTCGGACTGCAGAAAAAAGAGTTCCTGGAAACCACCTCTGCTGAGAAACTGATTAAGATCGTCACTTTTGTTCCGGAAGAACACGTCGAGACCATCCGGAAGGCTCTGACCGCCGAAGGCGTCGGCAGTGGAATTACCGATGGCGAGCACAGTGATGCCTACAGCGAATGTTTCTTCCAGACAAACGGTGAAGGCATGTTCCGGGCGCTGGACGGAGCCGAGCCAACTATAGGAAAAGTTGGAGAGCTGACCAGAGTACCCGAGATCCGGCTCGAGAGCATTGTCGAAGAGCGCAGCCTTGGCAGGGCGATTAAGGCTTTGCATAAGGCACATCCGTATGAAGAACCCGCTTACGACCTGATACCACTCCGAAATACCGGGAAACCCAGAGGATACGGGGTGATCGGAACATTACTGAAACCTGTCAGACTAGCCGATTTGTGGGAAGGATTTCTGAAGCAGCTTACGGAGAAGTATGGCCATGACTGTTCTTCAGTGCGATTGGCAGGAGATCCTGACAGAAAGATCAAAAAAATTGCCATTTTAAATGGCAGCGGAAGCAGTTTTGTGGCGAAGGCTGCCTTTAAGGGTGCTGATTTATATATCACAGGAGAGATCGGCTACCATAACGTGCTGGATTGTCTCGAATCAGGTATGGCCGTCGGTGAGCTCGGGCATTTTCTTAGCGAAATCCCAATGATCCATGCACTTTACGATTATATTAGAGCCGATCGAACAATGGATGACGTAGAAGTGGTTATCAGCGCGGCGAGCAAAATACCGTGGTTGAAGCGTTGA